The following coding sequences are from one Halobacteriovorax sp. JY17 window:
- a CDS encoding glycosyltransferase N-terminal domain-containing protein gives MKLNTYLTYQRALLLIHYILWPILTLLALIIPAARKRLEFESQNSSTSFKNRGIVATHCFHVSSEGELEQCMSILLNLLEKDHYIELVYTSDSVARRCDQLAADYPKLNVLRMPLLSFPRRSFRRWVSAKKFFMCRYDFFSELILYGARADVDFTLLSASLKGKKVSGLKKIFLRGLYRSFNLIVAASERERESFLRLDKNLNVISFEFRVLQISSRLEKARKKFEENKELAKFLKIVSDRDPLSNLIIGSAWPVELDILKDQSIVSRIISGELLLTIAPHSLGEKSVSQIENLIKEISPELRVAIASEVVEYKAGEVYLNTTPGVLLETYSLFGHVLVGGGHGRSIHSVLEPYLAGARVYCGPRVFRSTEFDFIKKESPNDIVIIDDLERIGSSLVNYERELEIAKRRDLILSYRSRFAEMMERI, from the coding sequence ATGAAGTTAAACACTTATCTAACTTATCAAAGAGCTTTGCTCTTGATTCACTATATACTTTGGCCAATTCTTACACTATTGGCCCTCATTATACCTGCGGCGAGGAAGAGACTTGAGTTTGAAAGTCAAAATAGCTCAACCTCGTTTAAAAATAGAGGAATTGTTGCAACTCATTGTTTTCACGTTTCAAGTGAAGGGGAGCTTGAGCAGTGTATGAGTATATTGCTGAACCTTCTAGAGAAAGATCATTATATAGAGTTAGTCTATACTTCTGATTCCGTGGCCCGAAGATGTGATCAGCTAGCAGCAGACTACCCTAAATTAAACGTTCTTAGAATGCCTCTTTTAAGTTTCCCTAGAAGGAGCTTTAGAAGATGGGTTAGTGCTAAGAAGTTCTTCATGTGCCGCTATGACTTCTTTAGTGAACTTATTCTCTACGGTGCAAGGGCCGATGTTGACTTCACTCTTCTCTCTGCTTCTTTAAAAGGAAAGAAAGTAAGCGGTCTAAAAAAAATCTTCCTAAGAGGGCTTTACCGCAGTTTTAATTTAATAGTTGCAGCATCTGAAAGGGAGAGAGAGAGCTTTTTAAGACTAGATAAGAATTTAAATGTGATTTCATTTGAATTTAGAGTCTTACAAATTTCTTCGCGACTTGAAAAGGCAAGGAAGAAATTTGAGGAGAATAAAGAACTCGCAAAATTTTTAAAAATTGTTAGTGATAGAGATCCTTTGAGCAATCTCATTATTGGGTCGGCGTGGCCTGTTGAACTTGATATTTTAAAAGATCAATCTATAGTTTCTCGTATTATAAGTGGCGAGTTGCTACTGACTATTGCTCCTCATTCTCTAGGAGAAAAGTCTGTTTCTCAAATTGAAAATTTAATTAAAGAAATATCTCCAGAGTTAAGAGTTGCGATCGCAAGCGAAGTGGTTGAGTATAAAGCAGGAGAAGTTTACTTAAATACAACTCCGGGTGTCCTCTTAGAAACTTACTCCCTCTTTGGTCATGTGCTTGTTGGTGGTGGACACGGGCGCAGTATTCATTCGGTTCTTGAGCCTTATTTAGCTGGAGCGAGAGTTTATTGCGGTCCAAGGGTTTTTAGATCAACTGAATTTGACTTTATTAAAAAAGAATCACCTAATGATATTGTAATTATTGACGATCTCGAACGTATTGGAAGTTCCTTAGTGAACTACGAACGAGAACTAGAAATCGCAAAGCGCAGAGACTTAATCCTCTCCTATAGAAGTCGCTTTGCAGAAATGATGGAAAGAATTTAA
- the tmk gene encoding dTMP kinase has protein sequence MILKNTEILNNFRPPAFPGSFFLSFEGIEGAGKSTQIVSTKEYLESQGFRVLILREPGGTPFGEKLRQAILNSKSELEPISEAYLFASSRAQLLTEVTLKELNTPGTIIIYDRYLDSSIAYQGIARGLGVETILNIHNVFPLNLIPHKTFYLKISPETSYGRQRIRNAPKDYFESRGKDFYENLVAGYDMSCELFPERISVIDGSKNLEQVFESIKEELNTLIFKKDEQ, from the coding sequence ATGATACTTAAAAATACAGAAATACTAAATAACTTTAGGCCACCAGCATTTCCAGGTTCTTTCTTCTTAAGCTTTGAAGGAATAGAAGGTGCTGGAAAATCAACTCAAATTGTTTCAACTAAGGAATACCTAGAATCGCAAGGTTTTAGAGTTCTTATTTTAAGAGAGCCGGGTGGAACTCCTTTTGGGGAAAAGTTAAGACAGGCCATTTTAAATTCTAAGTCTGAGCTTGAGCCAATTTCAGAAGCTTATCTCTTCGCCTCATCTAGAGCTCAACTTCTAACTGAAGTGACTTTAAAAGAATTAAATACACCTGGAACTATTATTATTTATGATCGCTACTTAGACTCATCAATTGCCTACCAAGGAATTGCTAGAGGTCTGGGAGTTGAGACTATTTTAAATATTCACAATGTCTTTCCATTAAATTTAATTCCTCATAAGACATTCTACTTAAAGATTTCACCAGAGACATCTTACGGGCGCCAACGTATCAGAAATGCCCCCAAAGACTACTTTGAAAGCCGTGGTAAGGATTTCTACGAGAACTTAGTTGCGGGCTACGATATGAGCTGTGAGCTATTTCCAGAGAGAATTAGTGTTATTGATGGTAGTAAGAATCTAGAGCAAGTTTTTGAATCTATTAAAGAAGAATTAAATACGCTGATATTTAAAAAAGATGAGCAATAA
- a CDS encoding 3-hydroxyacyl-CoA dehydrogenase NAD-binding domain-containing protein, whose translation MESKKISFEIEENVAYLGFGYNCDKSMTTLDEETLQELSDRLDELHKDKSVKGVVFWSHKERCFLAGADIKLISSMKTESDGAHGAEAGQIIFNKIEDLKVPTVAAIHGVCLGGGLELSLACKAIVASDDKGTMLGLPEVKLGLIPGFGGTYRLPRRIGLPKALDVILTGKMLKAKKAKRLGLVAGVYPKERIKKMAAFHFGEDEKKGSFKESLEHIASDNFFAKKIIFQKARESVLKKTKGFYQAPLKILDVMEAGIMKGRSSYLSAESQAFGELCVSEQSKNLQHIFFMTETAKKYDGPKSSGKLPKLRKGAALGAGTMGGGIAWLMASNGMAPIMKDLSTEALELGFKQSSSNFMGAVKRKRMTYDEFERKQRSIQGQLGYDGFERVDLVIEAIVENMNIKKSVFTELEGQVRDDCIITSNTSSLSVQEMSTALSKPERFAGLHFFNPVHMMPLVEIITHDSVAPETLEALYYWCMKAKKTPVVVKDGPGFLVNRILMPFMNEAGFLLEEGVPMKDIDDACLNFGMPMGPCRLLDEVGIDVGEKVAKIIHEGLGDRVESSPFSSKLVEKNFLGKKNGKGFYIYDKRGKVEGPNEEVQAMLPKTKKKMDETEIQMRIFLPMINEAATVLADGIVSSAAEVDLGLIFGIGFPPFRGGLLRYADTEGLDRLVGAMEERAASVNANRYTPCDYLKELVANKKKFYDV comes from the coding sequence ATGGAATCAAAGAAAATAAGTTTTGAAATAGAAGAAAATGTAGCTTACCTCGGTTTTGGATATAACTGTGATAAGTCTATGACGACATTAGATGAGGAAACTCTACAAGAGCTTTCTGATCGTTTAGATGAACTTCATAAAGACAAGTCTGTAAAAGGTGTCGTCTTCTGGTCTCATAAAGAGAGATGTTTCCTTGCGGGAGCAGATATTAAATTAATCTCTTCTATGAAAACAGAAAGTGACGGGGCCCATGGTGCTGAAGCTGGGCAAATAATCTTTAATAAAATCGAAGATCTAAAAGTTCCAACAGTGGCAGCTATCCACGGTGTTTGTCTTGGTGGTGGTTTAGAATTATCTCTTGCTTGTAAGGCGATTGTAGCTTCTGATGACAAGGGAACAATGCTCGGACTTCCAGAAGTTAAGTTAGGGCTCATTCCTGGTTTTGGAGGGACGTATAGGCTTCCAAGAAGAATAGGTCTTCCAAAGGCTTTAGACGTAATTCTTACGGGGAAAATGCTTAAGGCAAAGAAGGCCAAGAGATTAGGGCTCGTTGCAGGAGTTTACCCAAAAGAGAGAATTAAGAAAATGGCCGCTTTTCATTTCGGAGAAGACGAAAAGAAAGGAAGCTTCAAAGAATCACTTGAGCACATTGCAAGTGATAACTTCTTTGCTAAGAAAATTATTTTTCAAAAGGCTAGAGAAAGTGTTTTAAAGAAAACGAAAGGATTCTATCAAGCACCACTTAAGATTTTAGATGTAATGGAAGCTGGAATTATGAAAGGAAGATCTAGCTATCTTTCTGCTGAATCTCAAGCTTTTGGAGAGCTGTGTGTAAGTGAGCAATCGAAGAACTTACAGCATATTTTCTTCATGACTGAAACAGCGAAGAAGTATGATGGACCTAAGAGTTCTGGGAAACTTCCTAAGCTTAGAAAAGGCGCTGCTCTTGGTGCTGGGACTATGGGTGGTGGAATTGCTTGGCTTATGGCCAGTAACGGTATGGCCCCTATTATGAAAGATCTTTCAACTGAAGCTCTTGAACTTGGTTTCAAGCAATCTTCTTCAAACTTTATGGGAGCCGTTAAGAGAAAGAGAATGACTTACGATGAGTTTGAAAGAAAGCAGAGATCAATCCAAGGTCAACTTGGATACGACGGTTTTGAAAGAGTTGATCTTGTTATTGAAGCTATCGTTGAAAATATGAATATCAAAAAGAGTGTCTTCACAGAGCTTGAAGGACAAGTAAGAGACGATTGTATCATTACTTCTAATACATCTTCTCTGTCAGTTCAAGAAATGAGTACCGCTCTTTCTAAGCCAGAGAGATTTGCTGGACTTCACTTCTTTAACCCTGTTCATATGATGCCTCTTGTGGAAATTATCACTCACGATAGTGTTGCTCCTGAAACATTGGAAGCACTCTACTACTGGTGTATGAAAGCGAAGAAAACACCTGTCGTTGTTAAAGACGGGCCAGGTTTCTTAGTAAATAGAATTCTTATGCCATTTATGAATGAAGCAGGATTTCTTTTAGAGGAAGGTGTTCCGATGAAAGACATTGATGATGCCTGTTTAAATTTTGGGATGCCAATGGGTCCATGTCGTCTCTTAGACGAGGTTGGAATTGATGTTGGAGAGAAAGTTGCAAAAATTATTCATGAAGGTCTTGGAGATAGAGTAGAGTCTTCACCATTTTCATCTAAGCTTGTGGAGAAGAATTTTCTTGGAAAGAAGAATGGAAAAGGTTTCTATATTTACGATAAGCGCGGAAAAGTAGAAGGGCCAAATGAAGAAGTTCAAGCGATGCTTCCAAAGACTAAGAAGAAAATGGATGAGACAGAAATTCAAATGAGAATTTTTCTTCCAATGATTAATGAAGCGGCAACTGTTCTTGCGGATGGTATTGTTTCAAGTGCAGCAGAAGTTGATCTTGGATTAATTTTCGGTATTGGTTTTCCTCCATTTAGAGGTGGATTACTTCGTTACGCAGATACTGAAGGACTTGATCGTCTAGTAGGAGCGATGGAAGAGAGAGCAGCGTCTGTTAATGCAAATAGATACACTCCGTGTGATTATTTAAAAGAGCTTGTAGCGAATAAGAAAAAGTTCTACGACGTTTAA
- a CDS encoding class III signal peptide-containing protein, which produces MISLKSNKGQTSVEYIMLIAVMVTIMGSVLGTVRSAILGDARNCAPDSKAIVCSFERSFNVEDLRYFTIKR; this is translated from the coding sequence ATGATTTCTTTAAAATCAAATAAGGGACAGACTTCTGTTGAGTACATCATGCTAATCGCTGTCATGGTCACTATTATGGGCTCTGTTCTAGGTACCGTAAGATCGGCCATTTTAGGAGATGCAAGGAATTGTGCTCCGGACTCTAAGGCCATTGTTTGCTCTTTCGAGCGTAGTTTTAATGTAGAGGACCTTCGCTACTTTACAATTAAGCGCTAA
- a CDS encoding acetyl-CoA C-acyltransferase — MAMKPVYIIDGKRSPHAKAGTDLKDVDAPFLGAYLVRHMMDKTSIPYNEVDEVIFGNTGTPAKYPNISRVIALEAGLDKKTSAYSVHRNCASGMEAVSQAYMKIASGRSDVIIAGGVESMSQMPLIYNKEMTELFVNVMKSRTVSDKLKAVSSFRPPFLSPIIAIEQGLTDPFCGLNMGQTAEVLAREFDLTREQQDEYANKSHHKAIAATEAGKFDDEILPILYGEKLAKLLSRDVGPRGNSTIEGLAKMKPYFEKRSGTVTVGNSCPITDGGSALMFASEEAVAKYNLKPIAKMIDFHFHGLEPERMGMGPLLAMDGVFKRTGLGVKDMDLFEINEAFAAQLMAVTEASKDAEIAKRFGLEEALGEISEDKLNVNGGAIALGHPVGSTGSRLLVTLMHELKRRKAKYGVASLCIGGGQGGACIIENLIK, encoded by the coding sequence ATGGCCATGAAACCAGTTTACATTATTGATGGCAAACGCTCACCTCATGCGAAGGCAGGCACAGATTTAAAAGATGTGGATGCGCCTTTTTTGGGAGCGTACTTAGTTAGACACATGATGGATAAGACATCTATCCCTTACAATGAAGTAGATGAAGTTATTTTTGGAAACACAGGAACACCTGCTAAGTATCCAAATATTTCTAGAGTGATTGCTCTTGAGGCGGGACTCGATAAGAAGACTTCGGCCTATTCTGTTCACAGAAATTGCGCCTCAGGAATGGAAGCCGTTTCACAGGCCTATATGAAAATTGCCAGTGGAAGAAGTGATGTAATCATTGCTGGTGGTGTTGAATCAATGTCTCAAATGCCTCTTATTTATAATAAAGAAATGACGGAGCTCTTTGTAAATGTGATGAAGTCAAGAACAGTCTCTGACAAGCTAAAAGCTGTTAGTAGTTTTAGACCTCCATTTCTCTCTCCAATTATAGCCATTGAGCAAGGACTTACTGATCCTTTTTGTGGATTAAATATGGGACAAACAGCTGAAGTTTTAGCTAGGGAGTTTGATCTCACTAGAGAGCAACAAGATGAGTACGCAAATAAATCTCATCACAAAGCTATTGCTGCAACGGAAGCGGGGAAATTTGATGATGAAATTCTTCCAATTCTCTACGGTGAAAAATTAGCAAAACTTCTAAGTAGAGATGTAGGCCCTAGAGGGAATTCTACTATTGAAGGTCTTGCTAAAATGAAGCCATACTTTGAAAAGAGATCTGGTACGGTGACGGTTGGAAATTCTTGTCCAATTACTGATGGTGGTTCAGCTCTTATGTTTGCAAGTGAAGAAGCTGTCGCAAAGTATAATTTAAAACCAATTGCTAAGATGATTGATTTTCACTTTCATGGTCTAGAACCAGAGAGAATGGGAATGGGTCCACTACTTGCTATGGATGGAGTTTTTAAGAGAACTGGTCTTGGTGTAAAAGATATGGACCTCTTTGAAATTAACGAAGCCTTTGCTGCTCAACTTATGGCCGTAACGGAAGCGTCTAAAGACGCAGAAATCGCAAAGAGATTTGGATTAGAAGAAGCTCTAGGTGAAATTTCTGAAGATAAGCTAAATGTAAATGGTGGAGCAATTGCTCTTGGGCATCCTGTAGGTTCAACAGGTTCAAGACTTCTTGTGACGTTAATGCACGAGCTTAAGAGAAGAAAGGCTAAGTACGGAGTTGCCTCACTATGTATTGGTGGTGGGCAAGGTGGTGCTTGTATCATTGAAAATTTAATCAAGTAA